In the genome of Natronomonas salina, the window GTCGCTCATCACGTCGGAGCCCCACAGCGTCGCGACGACCGGCCGGGTCGGCTGGGCGAGCGCGAACGGCACGGTCAGCCCGTAGTTCGCGTGGACGAGGTCGAACTCGTCGTTCCGGACCGCTCGCAGGACGCGGGCGTAGAACCGCGCGAAGTCGGCCGGGTTGCGCTCGTTCCCGCGGCCGGGGACCGACACCGTCGTGCAGTCGATCCCCCTGGCCTCCAGGGCGGAGACCTGCTCGCGGAAGAACGACCGCTCCGTCGTCACGAGCTGCAGGACCCTCATACGGTCGCCTCCGCGGCGACGCGCCTGGGGAGGTAGCGGTTCGCCGCGCGCATGATGACCTCGGTCGTGTCGGTCTTGTCGGCCAGCATCGCCTGCCGGCGGCGCCGCCACCGGTCGTCGAGGTCGGCGAGCAGCGCCGTCGCCGTCTCGATGCCGCGGTCGTGCCGGCGGGAGCCGTGGAACGTGTACGCCAGGCCGTAGCGGTCGGCGAGCTCGGTCATGTAGCCGAGCTCGAGGCTGTTGATGTACACCGAGGGCGTCCCGAGGACAGCGCTCTCAGCGGCCATCGTCGCGCCCTCGCCGACGAACAGTTCGGCCTCGGCGAGCACGTCGTGGATCAGGTGCGGCGGGACCGACACCCGGTACGGTTCCAGCTCCTCGCCGAGGGTTCGCTCGGCGGTGATCCGGACGGTGCCGCCGGCGGCCTCGAGGGACTCGACGGCCTCGGAGACGTCGGAGAGGCCCTCGGCGCCGACGTCGTGGGAGGCGTCCCAGTTGCTCAGCCGGAGGATGACCAGGTCGTCGTCCGCCTCGACGTCGAGGGCCGAGCGGATGCTCGACGACGACGCCGGCTCGAAGCGGTTCGGGTGGAGGTACGCAAGCTCGTGGTAGCCGGGGTAGTAGACGTGGTCGTCGCCCTCGCGACCGTCGTAGCACGACGGCGTGTACACCGACGAGGCGAGCGGGATCGCGAGGGCGTTCGTGAGGCTCGCGTGCTCGGTGTCGGTGAAGACGACGCTGTCGGCCCCGCAGAGCCGCGCGACGTGGGCGGCCGCGACGCCGCCGACCCCGAGGAACAGGTCGGGGTCGAGGCTCCGGACCGCGCGGTAGAGCCGGTACTCGTAACCGAACTGCGTCAGCGGCAGCGTGAGCACCGAGTCGCTCTCCTCGGCGATCACGGTGTGCTCGATGTCGTAGTACCGCAGCAGCTCGACGGCGGGGGCCTTCCGGCGGACGAACACGTGGACGTCCTCGCCGGCGGCGGCGAGCTCCCCGATGGCGTGCCGGAAGAAGTGCACGTGCGCCGGGTGCTGGATGGTGACGACGGTAGTCACGTGATCTGCACCTCCAGGCCGTCGTTCTCGTCGGCGTCGGCGTGCATCGCTGACAGCAGCGTCTGGACGCCGACGGCGCCGAGCAGCGCCGCGACGAGCACCGCGGCCGGACCGACCGCGCCGAGGCCGACCCCGACGAGCGTCCCGACGGTCGCGACCGCGCCGAGCAGCGCCAGACCGGTCCCGAAGAGGTACGAGAGGACCAGCGGGTGGAACGACCCGACCGCGTAGGAGTGCTTCATCCGCCACAGGAAGTTCCCCAGCAGGAGCCCGGAGACGTTCTTGATGTAGGAGGGGTAACTGATGGAGCTCTCCTCGTCGCCGTACTCCGCGGGGATGTCGACGTGGGCGACGCGGCAGTCGTGGCGGTTCAGCCGCGCGAGCAGGTCGTTGCAGTAGCCGTAGTCCTCGTACATCTCCGCGACGTCGACCGTCTCGAGGGCCTCGCGGGTGATCGCCGCGTACCCGTTCTGGGGGTCGAGCAGCTCCCAGTAGCCGCTGGATACCTTCGTCAGCAGCGTGAGCACGGCGTTGCCGAACAGCCGGAACCGGGACATGCCCTGCCAGTGGCCGGGCGACCGGAGCCGGTTGCCCTTCGCGTAGTCGGCCCGCCCGTCGACGAGGGGGTCCAGCAGCGCGTCCAGCTGGTCGGGGTCCATCTGGCCGTCGCCGCCCATCACCGTGACGAGGTCGACGCCGTCCTCGACGGCCCGCAGGTAGCCGGTCTTGATGGCGCCGCCGACGCCGCGGTTCTCCTCGTGGCGGATCGCGACGACCTCGGTGGCCGCGTCGCCGGCGAGGGTCGGCGCCGACGCGCCCGTGCCGGCACTGCCGGTCGACGCGCCGGCGGCGACCGCCTCACCGCCGTCCGCCCGCGTTCCGTCTGTGGATGCCGGACCCGCATCGCCGGTCTCGTCGGGGGAGTCCTCGACCCGCTCGAGGATCTCCGCCCAGGTGCCGTCGGTCGAGCGGTCGTCGACGACGTAGGCGCGGTCGACGAACGACGGCAGCGTGTCGACGACCTCGCCGACGAAGCCCTCCTCGTTGTACGCGGGGACGACGACGCCGACGCTGTGGTTCCGGTACATGCTCACAGCCTCCGGTAGTTGAAGCCGCGGTCGGTCGCCGCCTCCTCGTCGAAGACGCCGTCGATGTCCATCAGCAGCGGATCGACCCCGAGCTGGTCGTGGAGGTCGTCGAGGTCGAGGTCCGAGTACTCGTCGTGGCCCGTCGCGACGACGATACCGTCGAAGCCCTCGCAGTCGACCTCCGAGGTGATGTCGATGCCGAACTCGTCGCGCATCGCGTCGTCGGCGGCGTGGGGGTCGTGGCCCGTCACGGAGATGCCGAACTCCTCGAGTTCGGCGATCATGCCGCCGACGGCGGAGGTCCGGATGTCGCCGACGTTGGGCTTGTAGGCCAGCCCCAGCACGAGGAGACGGCAGTCCTGGAGGACCTTCCCGCACTCGTTGAGTCCCTTGACCGCCCGCTCGGCGGCGTACTTCGGGACCTGCTTGTTGATCTCGCGGCCAGTCAACAGCAGCTTCGGCGAGAACCCCTCGGCCTCCGAGCGGTACGCGAGGTAGTGGGGGTCCACCGGGATGCAGTGGCCGCCGACGAGGCCGGGTTCGTAGTCGTGGAAGTTCCACTTCGTCCCGGCGGCCTCCAGGACCGCGTCGGTGTCGACGCCCAGCCGCGAGCAGATGATCGCGAGCTCGTTGATGAGCGCGATGTTGATGTCGCGCTGGACGTTCTCGATGACCTTCGCGGTCTCGGCGACCTCGATGCTGTCGGCGCGGTGGACGCCGGCGTCGACGACGGACTCGTACAGTTCGGCGAGGTCGTCGCGGACCTCGGTATCGTCGGCGCCGACGATCTTCACGACGTCGCGGAGCCCGCGGTCCGTCCCGGGGGCGAGCCGCTCGGGGGAGTAGCCGACGTGGAACTCCTCGCCGCGTGTGAACCCGGAGCCCTCCTCGAGGGCCGGGATGAGGATCTCCCGTGTCGCGCCGGGATAGACCGTCGACTCGAGGACGACGGTCGTCCCGGTCGAGAGGTGCTCCCCGATGGTCTTGGCGGCCGCCTCGACGGCCCCGAGGTTCGGGTTGCCGCGGTCGTCGACCGGCGTCGGGACGGTGACGATGACGTAGTCGGCGTCCGAGAGCTGGACGGGGTCCGTCGTGAACAGGACGTCGCCCCCTGCGACCGCCTCGTCGCCGACCTCGTCGGTCGGGTCCATGCCGGAGTCGAGGCTCCCGACGCGGTCCTCGTCGACGTCGAAGCCGACGACGTGGTAGCCGGCCTCGTCGAAGGCGACGGCCAGCGGCAGGCCGACGTAGCCGAGCCCGACGATGGCGACCGTCTCAGGCATCGATACCGACCCCCGTGTACCGCACCCGGTCGTCGCCGCGCAGTTCGGTCAGCGCCTGCCGGCCGTCGACGACCACGAGGCGCCCCTCGCCGCCGAGGGTCGCGACCTCGAGATCGTCGAACGCGGGCTGGGGCGTCACCATGACCGCGGCGTCGTAACCGGCGTCGGCCTCGACGTCCTCGAGGGTCCGGACGGTGGCGCCGCGGTCCTCGAAGGGACCCGGCGAGGTGCAGACCGGGTCGACGACGTCGACGTCCGCGCCGGCGTCGGCCAGTTCCTCGACGAGCGGCAGCGCCGGCGTCTTGCGGATCTCGTCGACGCCGGGCCGGTAGGTCGCGCCGAGGACGAGCACCCGCGCGTCGGCGGGGTCGACGCCCTCGTCGCGGAGGTTCCGCTCGACGGCGTCGGCCGTGTACGACGGCATCGAGTCGTTGACCGCCCGCGCCGTCTCCATGAGCGGCGAGGGGGCGTCGAACGGTTCCGTGAGGAAGTAGGGGTAGAGGGGGATGCAGTGGCCGCCGACGCCCGCGCCGGGGTCGTGGATCTCGCAGAACGGCTGGGAGTTGGCGATGTCGATGGCTTCCGTGACGTCGACGCCGAGTTCGGGGGCGTGCTTCGCGAGCTCGTTGGCGAGGGCGATGTTCGTGTCGCGGTAGACGCCCTCGAAGACCTTCACCGCCTCCGCTGTCGTTGCGTCCGAGGCGGTGAGGATCTCGCCGCCGTGGACGGCGTCGTAGACGACCTCGGCGGCCGCCGCGCTCGCCTCGTCCACGCCGCCGATCACCTTGGGGTGGCCGCCGCGGATGTCTTCGAGCGCGCGCCCGGAGAGGGTCCGCTCCGGACAGAAGGCGAGCCCGAACTCGCCGCGGTCCAGGTCGCTGCCCTCGAGGAGCCGCGGCAGGACGACGTCCTCGCAGGTGCGCGGCGGGACCGTCGACTCGACGATCACCAGGTCGCCGGCCGACAGCGTCGCGGCGACGTCGTCGACGGCCGCCAGCAGCGCCGAGAGGTCAGGCTCGCCGTCGTCGACGAGCGTCGGGACGATCAGCACGTGGACCGTCGAGGGGGCCGCCTCGCGGCCCGACTCGACCGCGCGGAGCGCGCCGTCGTCGACGAGGTCGGCGACGAGGTCCGGGAGGCCCGGTTCGCCCTCGACGGGGCAGTCGCCGGCCTGGATCGCCGAGACGACCTCTGGGTCGATATCGACGCCCGCGACGTTGCCGGTCACGTCGGCGTAGACGGCGGCTAGCGGGAGCCCCATCTTGCCGAGCCCGTAGACGGCGACCGGAACCTCCCCAGAGCGGAAGGCCGCGTCCAGCGCCGTCGCGTCCGCGTCGGCGTCGTAGAGAGACCTGACCGTCCGGCTCTCAGACACAGACGGTCACCTCCTCGCGTGCGGCCGGACGGGGGAGACGCCCCACCCTGTCCAGGTGGAACGGCTCCGCGATCGGCTCACCCCCACCTGTTCCCTTCCCGAAGACTACACTCGTCGACCGATGTCCGATTTCGTTTGCGTACATGGTGCCAGTTCGGCCGCGTGGCCGTTACATTCCACTCGGAGCCAGTACCCGGTTACTATGAGCCCACTAATGGCCGCCTTGCGCGCCGGTGGCGGGAGCGTCCGGGCATCTCCACCCGCCGATATCGCCCGCCTCAGGCGTTTCGTTCCGTTTACGATCGTTTATGCACCGCTAAAATCCGCATACGGCGGTGGTGTGGCGTGCTCTTCGGGGGTGTCCTCGGTTGCGGGACCCCTCAAGCGTGGAGCGACGAACGAGAGCCAGCCCCGGAGGAGCCGGAGTGGCGAAGTCGAAGAATCGATGTTGGAGCTACAGTCGTACCGTCCGTAATACGTACCCACGCGTGCGTAAGGGCAGCGTCGGTGCCGCACCGGTCGTTCCGGTGTCGCTTCGAGGGGGACGTTGGAGGACTACACTCGGGGTCGATGACGCGAGGAGCGGAAATCGGCCTCCGTGATCCGTTCGCTCGGTTCGCGAAGTTGGGGGTCGCTACGTGATCTCCAGTCGGGAACACCGCAGCTCTCGGTTATCGTGGTCGAGGGGAAGAGGGGGGAAAGCGGGTGACGAGCTGGTACAGACACCGCGCAGGGAACGGGTTGCGGATGGGGGGGTGAACCAGCAGTGCGGTGATGTCTGCGTCGGGCCAGCGCGTCGGTGGATGCCTAGCCTCCGTGCGGAGGCGTCCGTCCCTACCGGCGAGGGGATGATTATTATGGGGCCGATAAACGCGTTCCGCCGCAGAAGGGTCACCGGAACCGGACTGGAACCCCGGTCGGCGCGGGTCGAAAGGACCGCCCACGACTGGATAGTAGCTGGATAATAACGTGGGTGGAGGTCGTAGCCCCTCGTGAAATGTACACGGGTGATATCGATCGCAGCGCCGAAACAAGGCGAGCAGCCCATCACCGCGCCGGGGGGTCGCGGCGATGAAGGCGCTCGTCGTCGGTCTGGATGCCGCGTGCATGCCGGTCCTGGAACCACTCTTCGAGCGGGACGTCGTCCCGACCCTGGAGGGGCTCTTCGAGTCCGGCACGTCCGCGCCGATGGAGTCGCACGTCCCGCCGTGGACGCCCGCGGCGTGGCCGTCCATCTACACGGGGACGAACCCCGGGAAGCACGGGTCCTTCGGCTTCGTCTCCTACGAGGGCTACGACTGGGACGTCGTCTCCGCCGACCAGATCCGCGAGCCGGCCATCTGGGAGCTACTGGACCAGCACGGCTACAGCAGCGTCGTCGTGAACGTGCCGGTGACCCACCCGCCGACGCCGATCGACGGCGCCGTCCTGCCGGGCTTCCTCGGCCCCGAGGAGCCGACCTGTCACCCGGAGGGGCTCCTCGAGGACGTCCGCGAGGCCTGTAGCGGCTACCGGGTCTACCCGGAGGAGGACCGGACGACCGACGCGCCCGACGACGAGGTCTTCGCGAACTGGCTGGACGTCACCCGGATGCGCGGCGAGGCGACGCGGTACCTCGCCGACCGGTTCGACCCCGACTTCGGGTTCGTCCAGTTCCAGCGCACCGACACCATCTTCCACAAGTTCCCGACCGAGACCGACCGCATCGAGGAGCTGTTCCGAACGGTCGACGAGGAGATCGAGGCGACCCTCGAGGCGACCGACCCCGACGCGGTGTTCGTCGTCAGCGACCACGGCATCGGCCCCTACGAGGGCTACGAATTCCGGGTCAACGAGTACCTCCGTGAGGGCGGCTACATCGAGCCCACACAGGACCCTCGCGGGATGCCGTCGTGGAACCCGATGCGAAGCCAGCTCCGGGAGGGGACCGACGAGACCGGCGACGACGGCGGCCCCGGCGTCCTGCCGCGCGTCGCCGCCGCGGCCGCGGCCGCCGGCCTCACCACCCGCCGGGTCAACGACGTGCTCGACACCCTCGGGGTCGCCGACGTCGTCGCGCCGTACGTCCCGGACAGCGTCAAGCGGGCAGGGCAGACGCACGTCGACTTCGCCAACTCCACCGCGTACATGCGGACGCGCGTGGAACTGGGCGTGCGGGTCAACCTCGAGGGCCGCGAACCCGAGGGCGTCGTCCCGCAGGCGGAGTACGACGCCGTCCGGGAGGAGCTCATCGAGTACCTCTCGGCGGCGGAGACGCCGGACGGCGAGCCCGTCTTCGAGGAGGTCGGTCCCCGCGAGGAGTACTTCGAGGGCCCGATGACCACGGAAGCCGTCGACGTCGTGACGGTGCCGGCCGACTACGACCACCTGCTGTCGGCGACGCTCCCCGGCGAGCAGTTCGCCGACCGGACCGGGACCTGGGACCACAAGTTCGACGGCGTCGTCGCGGCCTCCGGGCGGGCCCTCGACGACGACGTCGACCTGGGCGCCCCGCGGCTGTACGACCTCGCCCCCACGGTGCTGGCGACCTTCGGCGTCCCCGTCAGCGACCGGATGGACGGGTCGATCCTCCCGGTCGTCGACGAGGTCGAAGCCCGCGAGTACGACCGCCGCAGCGTGTCGGCGAAGTCCGAGGAGGGCCCGGACGACGGCGTCCAGGACCGCCTCGCCGACCTCGGCTACCTCGAGTAGCGTTCGAGCGACGAACGGGCCGTTCACCGCCCGACGCGGTCGCTTAGGTGTCGGATAATTATCCTCCTGGACCGATACCCACCTAGCAATGAACGACCCAACCGTCGAACGCACGTGGACCGCGAGCGGAGGTGACCGGCGGTGACCCTCGTCAGCGTGATCGTCCCGACGTACAACCGCGCCGAGGCATTGCCGGACACCATCGAGAGCGTCCTCGCACAGACCCACGAGGAACTGGAGCTGCTGGTCGTCGACGACGCCTCGACGGACGACAGCCGGTCGGTCGTCGAATCCTACGACGATCCGCGGGTCGAGTACATCCGCCACGAGGAGAACCGGGGCGGTAGCGCCGCGCGGAACACCGGCATCGAGGCGTCGGAAGGGGAGTACGTCGCGTTCCTGGACTCCGACGACGAGTGGCTCCCCCAGAAGCTCGACCGGCAGCTCTCCTTGCTCCAGTCACGGGGCAACGATTGGATCGCCGCCTACTGCGACGTCAAGCCGCCGAGCGACGGCGACACCAGCCACATCGAGTGGGCGCTCGGCTCCGTCCTCGGCAGCGAGCCGCCGCGGCGGCGCGAGGGCGGCGACGTGCTGATCGCGGAGGTCCTCACCGACAGACTCCACACCAGCGCCGGGTCGACGCTGCTCGTCGAGCGCGACGTCACCGTCGAGATCGGCGGCTTCGACGAGTCCTTCGAGCGGTTCCAGGACACCGAGTTCCTCGTCCGCGTCCTCGAGCAGGGGAAGCTCGCCTACCTCCCCGAGGAGCTCGTCCTCCGGGACCCCTCGGGGCACCCGTCGCCGGAGGTGACCGAGCGGGCCCTCGAGCGCGTCCGGGAGTCGTTCGGCGACCACATCGAACTGCTCGAGGAGCAGGGCGAGGACGTCGTCGCCGGCCACAACCTCATCCTGGCGAAGGAGTACCTCGCCGAGGGCGACCTCGCGACGGGGCTGAAGTACGCCCGCTCGGCGGCGCCAGCGACGACGCAGTATCCGGGGCTGCTGGCCGCCACGACGGTCGGCGTCGGTCGGCGACTCCGGCAGTAGACGGGTACCGTCGGAAGCTCCACTAGTAGACGGGTATCGTCGAAAGAATGTCCGCGCGTGTGACAGACGTTCGGCGACGTGCCTGTGCGACGTTACGGGAACTCGTTGCCGCTGGTCGTGAGGTTGCTGGTCCCCTTGTCGCGGAGGCCGTTGTGGATGACGTTGTCGATGACGTCGATGTTGCTGTGGCCACCCCTGAGCATGAGCCCCTCCGAGCCGTTGGCGGCCTGGGCGTCGTCGATCTCGACGTAGCGGTTCCCGGAGCCGTCGTTGACGACCGGGTGGTGTTCCGAGTAGTAGTCGCCGCCGTAGACGAGGCAGTCGTCGGCGTCGACGAGCAGGCAGCGCCGCCAGTCGCCGCCCTGCTGCTCGACGGACACCGAGCGGAACTCGGTGCCGTCGCGGCCGCAGTAGATTGTGTACCGGTAGTTGCTCCCGTCGCCGTCGCCGGTGACGTCGACGTCCTCGACGAGGGCCTCGCCGCCGCCGCTGCTCTGCTCCGTGAGGACGATGGCGTAGGCGCTGGTGTCCTGGCGGATGTCGGTCCCGTGGATGTGGGTCGACCCCGCGCTCGGACTCACGTGGACGGCGTTCTCCGGCCGGTTCTCGACGCTGATGGTGGTGTCGGAGATGGCCGCGGAGCCGACGCCGTTGAGCACGCGGATCGCGTTACCGTTGGGCTGCTGGAGCTCTATGGTCGTGTTCTCCACGTGGAGGTCCTCGCCGTTGTCCAGTCGGATCCCCATCTGGGTCTCGTCGTCGTCGCGGTTCTGGTCGACCACGACGGTGGCGTCCTGGACGTTGCTGCCGTCGCCGCCGAGGCGGATGCTCGCGACGTTGCTGTTGCGGTACTCCCCGCCGATGACGGACACCTTGTCGCCGTTGGCCGCGTACAGGCCGTTGTCGGGGAAGGGGCCGACGACGCAGTCCTGGAAGCGGAGGTGGCCCTGGTGGCTCTCGCTGACGAGGATGCCCGTCGGACCGGTCTGGATGCTCCCGGGCGTGTACCGGGAGTACTCCCCGCCGTCGGGGATCTGGACGTTCTCGATCGTCCCCTCGCCGCTCGAGGAGGTGACGTCGAAGAGGAACGGCCCGAAGGTGCCGCTGTCGTGTTCGCCCTCGACCGTGACGTTGCGGACGACGAGGTCGTCGGCGACCTGTGCCTGGATCGCGCGGGCGCCCGTGTCCGAGGCGGTCAGGTCGAAGTCGATCCCCGAGAAGTGCAGCGAGTCGCCCGGGCTGCTGGCGGTGCCGAGCTTGAAGCAGATGTTGCTCCCCTGGAAGTCGTGGTACGACGCGGGCACGATGGTCGCGTCGTCGCCCTCGAAGCCGACGTTATCGAAGCCGGTCCAGCGGACCATGTCGTCCATGTAGTAGCGGCCCTCCGGGAACCGGAACAGGGTGTCGTCGGCGAGGTTCTCCTCGAGGACCGGCGTGATCGACGCCCCGCCGTTCGGGTCGGCGCCGGCCTCGACGACGTCGACGACCCGCGCGTAGTCCTCGTCGTCGGCGTCGTCGGTCTCTTCGGCCTCCGTCTCCTCCTCGTCGTCGGTGGTGCTTTCGTCCTCCTCGACCGAGCCGGTGTAGCTTCCCGATTCCTCGGTACTCGAGTCGGCGGTACAGGAGCTCGCTGCTCCGGCCGTCCCCGAGGCGCCCGCCCCGACGGCGGCCGCGGACACCGCTGCAGAGGTGAACTTCAGATACGATCGTCGCGTTGGTATGAGGTCTCCGTCAGACATTCGTCACCCGCTACTGGAGAGGGGAGTATAGCTATATAATCTATAAGCGGGTTTCGTAACGTTTGGAACGCGGAACTACTAACGAAATCGAAATCTAACCGCTAACCATCTCAGATGTCGATGCTGATGCCGTCGTCCGTCTCGGTCGGCGTCGACGTGGGCGTCGGCGACTGTGCGCCGGAATCAGTCTGAGTAGGCACTCCCGAACCGTCGGGTGTCGGCGTGTCGCCGCCCTGCGGGGTAGGTGTTCCCGTGTCACCCTGTGTCGCGGTGGGGGTCGCGCCCTCGCCACCGTCGGTCGAACCCTCGGGCGCGCCGGAGATCCAGACGTGGACGCGCCGGTCGGGACCGTCGTCGCCGCCGGTCCGATCGAGCGTGTAGCTGAGCCGCAGCCGCTCGCCATCGAGGGTCGGTTCGGGGTCGTGCTCGACGTACGTTCGCTCGCCCGGCGCCAGTTGGACCTCGCGGCTGAGCTGCTCGTCGCTCTCGATGACGTTCCCCTCCGCGTCGACCACCTCGAGGGTCCCGCGGAGGGCGTACGTCTGCTGGCCGTCCCGCTGGTTGGTGACGCCGACGTAGAGGGGGTCGCTCCCCGAGAGGTCGTCCGGGTAGTTCCCCGCGACGTACTCGCCGGAGTCGTTCTGCGTCACGACCGCCAGCTCGTCGAAGTCCTGGCCCGGCGGCGGCTGCGTGAACGCGTAGGTGGCGCTCGTCAGCGCGACGAGGAGGACGCAGGCGAGGAGGACGTTGAGCGCGACGTCCGAGACGCTCCTCGCCTCGAGCGGGTGCGAACTGCCCATGCGCGATCCGTCCGCGACGAAGTATCGCTCGTAGACGGTCGAGGGCCACCCGAGGTCGACGCCGAACCGCTGGGGCGCCGACAGCCGGAGCCGCCGGGCGAGCCCGATGAAGACGAAACCCCAGGTGAGCACCCCGAGGCCGGCGGCGAGCTCCGGGGCCGCGAACGAGCCGCTCGCGACGTAGTGGAGCAGGGCGACGGCGGGCGTCAGCGCGGCGCTCAGCGCGACGGCGAGGCCGAGGCGGTCGATGCCGGTCAGCCCGCGGAGCCGCGTCCGCATCGCCCTGTCGATGCCCTCGCCGGTCTCCCGCGTCATCGGCGGGTCGAGGTCCTCCCGCGCCTCGGGGTACATCGCGGACACGAGCGCGTACCCGGGCAGGAAGATCGCCAGCGGGAGGCCCGCGGCCACCCGCAGACTCGTCTGCTCGACGCCGCCGTAGACCAGCGCGGCCGGCACGGTCGCCGCCACCCCGACGAGCAGCAGGTCCACCCACCAGGAGTCACGAGTCGCTGCCATGAGTCGTCGGTTCTGGCCTGCACCTCAAAACCTATCCGTCCGTTCAGCGTGATTCACCGTCTTATCTGGGTTCTAAACGGCGGCTCGGAGCGGTTTAGGTGACCGTTCCGAGACGCCCGACCCGCTTATCCGGCAGATAATAATGCCGCTAGGTGGCCTCCGTCGGGGCAATGACACGGCCCGAACAGTCACCCTGGACCGTCGGCGACGGCGAGCCGACAGACGATATCGCCATCGCGTCCCCGACAGTCGGCGACGCGGAACGCGCCCGGGTCGACGACGTCCTGGCGTCCGACGACCCGACCGCGGGCGACCAGGTCGGCGTCTCCGAGACTGCCTTCGCGGCGTACTGCGACGCCGGCCGGATCACTCCCACCGTCGCCGAGACCCTGGAGGTGACCGCATGAGCGACGTCCGCGCGGGCGTCATCGGCGTCGGGAGCATGGGCCGGCACCACGCCAGGGTGTACAGCGAACTGCTCGGCGTCGACCTCGTCGGCGTCAGCGACGCGAACCCCGAGAACGCCGTCAGCGTCGCCGAAGCGTACGACGCCGAGCCTCTCGGCGTCGACGAGCTGCTGTCGAAGGTCGACGTGGTCTCCATCGCCGTCCCGACGGAGTACCACTACGAGATGGCCGAGAAGGCCATCGACGCCGGCGTCGACCTGCTGGTGGAGAAGCCGTTCGTCGCCGACTTCGAGAAGGGCCGCGAGCTGGTCCGGCGCGCCGAGGCGGCGGACGTCCGCCTCCAGGTCGGCCACATCGAGCGGTTCAACCCGGCGATCCGCGCCCTCGGGGACGTCCTGGACGACGACGAGGCGGTGCTGACGATCTCGGCCGAGCGGCTCGGGCCGCCGCTGGACCGGGACGTCTCCGACCCGGTGACGAAGGACCTGATGATCCACGACGTCGACGTCGTGCTGTCGTTGCTCGACCAGGACGTCCTGGACGCCAGCGCGGTCACCAACCACGACGGCCAGTACACGACCGCCACCCTCGAGTTCGACGGCGGCTGCGTCGGTCGGCTGACCGCCAGCCGCATCACCCAGGAGAAGGTCCGGCAGCTGACCGTCGGGACCGAGTCCCGGCGCATCAAGGTCGACTACATCGACCAGTCGGTCCGCATCCGGCGCCGCTCCCGGCCGGAGTTCGTCGAGGAGGACGGCGACGTCCGCTACCACCACGAGGGCGTCGTCGAGGAGGTCGCCGTCGACAGCACCGAGCCCCTGAAGGCCCAGCTCCGGTCGTTCGTCGACGCAGCGACGGACGGCACCGAGCCCGAGGTCACCGGCGAGGCCGCCCTCCGGGTCCTGGAGGTCGTCGACCAGATCGAGACGGCCGCGGGGTCGAAGGGGACGGCCCCCGACAGTCTCGTCCAGTAGGCGGCCCGTCGAGTTCTTCTGACGGTTCAGGCCGATTTTCCCATCATTCGCCGTAGCTCGCGGACCCGAGCGCCGCGGCTGTCCGTGCGGCGTCGAAAGAAATCGGCGGTCGGTGGACGGTGCTATCGGCGACGGGTCAACAGTAGCGCGCTCCCGAAGACCGCGAGGATGGCGACCAGCGCGCCGAACCCGGGGCCGTCGTTGGCTGACGGGGTCTGTTCGCCGTCGCCCTCGCCGGCCTGGGCGCCGCCGACGTCGGAGCCGTTGCCCGCGCCGGCGTTCGAACCGTTGCTCGCGCTGGCACCGGACCCGTTGCCCGCACCGGACTCGTTGGCGCCGCCGGCGCTGGACCCGCTGCCGGAGGTGCCTCCTTCGGTCGACTCGCCGCCTTCGCTACCGCCCGACTCGGTACCGGGCGATCCCTCCTCGGCGGTCGATTCGCCGCCTTCGCTACCGCCCGACTCGGTGCCGGAGGATCCCTCCTCGGCGGTCGACTCACCGCCTTCGGACGCGGTCGACTCGCCGCTCGTCCCCTCGCCCGACGGCGTCGGTGTCGGCGTGCTCTCGCCGCCGGAGCTGCTCGTCTCGCCGCTGCCCT includes:
- a CDS encoding alkaline phosphatase family protein, which produces MKALVVGLDAACMPVLEPLFERDVVPTLEGLFESGTSAPMESHVPPWTPAAWPSIYTGTNPGKHGSFGFVSYEGYDWDVVSADQIREPAIWELLDQHGYSSVVVNVPVTHPPTPIDGAVLPGFLGPEEPTCHPEGLLEDVREACSGYRVYPEEDRTTDAPDDEVFANWLDVTRMRGEATRYLADRFDPDFGFVQFQRTDTIFHKFPTETDRIEELFRTVDEEIEATLEATDPDAVFVVSDHGIGPYEGYEFRVNEYLREGGYIEPTQDPRGMPSWNPMRSQLREGTDETGDDGGPGVLPRVAAAAAAAGLTTRRVNDVLDTLGVADVVAPYVPDSVKRAGQTHVDFANSTAYMRTRVELGVRVNLEGREPEGVVPQAEYDAVREELIEYLSAAETPDGEPVFEEVGPREEYFEGPMTTEAVDVVTVPADYDHLLSATLPGEQFADRTGTWDHKFDGVVAASGRALDDDVDLGAPRLYDLAPTVLATFGVPVSDRMDGSILPVVDEVEAREYDRRSVSAKSEEGPDDGVQDRLADLGYLE
- a CDS encoding glycosyltransferase family 2 protein, which codes for MTLVSVIVPTYNRAEALPDTIESVLAQTHEELELLVVDDASTDDSRSVVESYDDPRVEYIRHEENRGGSAARNTGIEASEGEYVAFLDSDDEWLPQKLDRQLSLLQSRGNDWIAAYCDVKPPSDGDTSHIEWALGSVLGSEPPRRREGGDVLIAEVLTDRLHTSAGSTLLVERDVTVEIGGFDESFERFQDTEFLVRVLEQGKLAYLPEELVLRDPSGHPSPEVTERALERVRESFGDHIELLEEQGEDVVAGHNLILAKEYLAEGDLATGLKYARSAAPATTQYPGLLAATTVGVGRRLRQ
- a CDS encoding DUF1616 domain-containing protein; its protein translation is MAATRDSWWVDLLLVGVAATVPAALVYGGVEQTSLRVAAGLPLAIFLPGYALVSAMYPEAREDLDPPMTRETGEGIDRAMRTRLRGLTGIDRLGLAVALSAALTPAVALLHYVASGSFAAPELAAGLGVLTWGFVFIGLARRLRLSAPQRFGVDLGWPSTVYERYFVADGSRMGSSHPLEARSVSDVALNVLLACVLLVALTSATYAFTQPPPGQDFDELAVVTQNDSGEYVAGNYPDDLSGSDPLYVGVTNQRDGQQTYALRGTLEVVDAEGNVIESDEQLSREVQLAPGERTYVEHDPEPTLDGERLRLSYTLDRTGGDDGPDRRVHVWISGAPEGSTDGGEGATPTATQGDTGTPTPQGGDTPTPDGSGVPTQTDSGAQSPTPTSTPTETDDGISIDI
- a CDS encoding Gfo/Idh/MocA family protein translates to MSDVRAGVIGVGSMGRHHARVYSELLGVDLVGVSDANPENAVSVAEAYDAEPLGVDELLSKVDVVSIAVPTEYHYEMAEKAIDAGVDLLVEKPFVADFEKGRELVRRAEAADVRLQVGHIERFNPAIRALGDVLDDDEAVLTISAERLGPPLDRDVSDPVTKDLMIHDVDVVLSLLDQDVLDASAVTNHDGQYTTATLEFDGGCVGRLTASRITQEKVRQLTVGTESRRIKVDYIDQSVRIRRRSRPEFVEEDGDVRYHHEGVVEEVAVDSTEPLKAQLRSFVDAATDGTEPEVTGEAALRVLEVVDQIETAAGSKGTAPDSLVQ